A DNA window from Ostrea edulis chromosome 5, xbOstEdul1.1, whole genome shotgun sequence contains the following coding sequences:
- the LOC125652094 gene encoding N66 matrix protein-like has translation MNRKYLGVVLLLFVHAADAQLETLIPIIGGLAGGLLMGFGVNEMNNNINAPVMMMPMNGGSPSMMVPMRPVGMPQTVAMVSPLSSPQMVNMNGNGMMMPMNGMMMPMTTANGGMKGMSYNGMVMVMNGNTMMGGGMMSGNGGMMMNGNRMMNGGNGGMMNGGNGGMMNGGNGGMMNGNRMMNGGNGGMMNGGNGGMMMNGGNGGMMNGGNGGMMNGNRMMNGGNRDMMNGNGGMMSGNGGMMSGNRRMMMRDDDSDRDNGDRSSRSSRRGVLMPVTSVARNRLPAYIMRRRRLV, from the exons ATGAATAGAAAGTATCTGGGAGTTGTGTTGTTGCTCTTTGTACATGCTGCCGACGCCCAGTTGGAGACTTTAATTCCAATAATTGGCGGTTTGGCTGGTGGGTTATTAATGGGTTTTGGAGTAAATGAAATGAACAACAACATTAATGCCCCCGTGATGATGATGCCAATGAACGGAGGTTCTCCATCCATGATGGTACCAATGAGGCCGGTTGGAATGCCTCAGACGGTAGCCATGGTGTCACCTCTTTCGTCACCTCAAATGGTTAACATGAATGGCAATGGGATGATGATGCCGATGAATGGAATGATGATGCCAATGACGACTGCAAACGGTGGCATGAAAGGCATGTCGTACAATGGAATGGTAATGGTGATGAATGGCAACACTATGATGGGTGGAGGAATGATGAGTGGAAATGGTGGCATGATGATGAATGGAAATCGTATGATGAATGGAGGAAATGGTGGCATGATGAATGGAGGAAATGGTGGCATGATGAATGGAGGAAATGGTGGCATGATGAACGGAAATCGTATGATGAATGGAGGAAATGGTGGAATGATGAATGGCGGAAATGGTGGAATGATGATGAATGGAGGAAATGGTGGAATGATGAATGGAGGAAACGGTGGCATGATGAACGGAAATCGTATGATGAATGGAGGAAATCGTGACATGATGAATGGAAATGGCGGGATGATGAGTGGAAATGGCGGGATGATGAGTGGAAATAGACGCATGATGATGCGGGACGACGATTCCGACAGAGACAATGGCGATAGGAGTAGCAGGTCATCAAGAAGAGGTGTACTAATGCCCGTCACCAGTGTCGCTCGTAACCGACTCCCAGCTT ATATAATGAGGCGGAGGAGATTAGTGTAA
- the LOC125652100 gene encoding prisilkin-39-like, which produces MKFLYALLVLGILASVEAGGYGRRPRPRPIYKGYGKGRGGGGGGGGGYWYGGMGGLGMSGGYYPSMNSGGYYGGYPSYSGGYNAAGAGYPSYAGMSAGYPMSTGGYYSGSYPMSSGGYYSGGYPMSSGGYYSGSYPMSTGGYYSGGYPMAAGGYYSGGYPMSSGGFYSGFGGGFSDGGVISSGTAIPAAGAVSGLGATAGTSLATAIGSIGTFGTGGASAGYYPMQTAGSGTYAG; this is translated from the exons ATGAAGTTCCTGTATGCATTGCTGGTGTTGGGTATCTTAGCTTCCGTGGAAGCCGGTGGATATGGACGGCGTCCGCGGCCAAGACCTA TATATAAAGGATACGGTAAAGGTCGTGGTGGTGGCGGCGGCGGTGGCGGTGGATACTGGTATGGAGGGATGGGTGGATTAGGAATGTCTGGAGGATACTATCCCAGTATGAATTCTGGAGGATATTACGGTGGATATCCTTCCTATTCAGGGGGATACAATGCTGCCGGAGCCGGGTACCCTTCCTACGCTGGTATGTCCGCAGGTTACCCCATGTCTACCGGTGGATATTATTCCGGAAGTTACCCCATGTCTAGCGGTGGATATTATTCCGGAGGTTATCCCATGTCTAGCGGTGGATATTATTCCGGAAGTTACCCCATGTCTACCGGTGGATATTACTCCGGAGGTTACCCTATGGCTGCCGGTGGATATTACTCCGGAGGTTACCCTATGTCTAGCGGTGGTTTTTATTCCGGTTTCGGTGGCGGATTTTCCGATGGTGGTGTAATCTCGTCTGGTACTGCTATACCAGCGGCAGGCGCTGTTAGTGGACTCGGGGCCACAGCTGGAACCTCCTTGGCTACCGCTATCGGCTCAATAGGAACATTTGGAACAGGCGGAGCTTCTGCTGGCTACTATCCTATGCAGACTGCTGGGTCTGGAACTTATGCAG gtTGA